The window AAACCGGCATCGCCACTACCCAGCAGCAGGCTGCTTGCCGCCGCATTAAAAGTTCACAGAAAAACAGTTGTGGCTGCTTATGATGAATTGTATGCCCAAAGCTGGGTAGATGTTTATGCGCGTAAAGGATTTTTTGTAGCCAAAAACCTGCCCGATGTATCGCCCCGGCCAATCAACAGCACATTAAAACGAAATCCTTACCCCATAAAAACCTATTTTGATGTTACCGAGAAGGTGCCCTACCCCGATTTATTTAACGATGATAAGCCCGGGTTGCTTACATTTGACGATGGCTTTCCGGATACCCGCGTAGCCCCGGTTGAATTACTGGTACGGGAGTATCGCAGGTTTGCCAATTACCATTTCACCCAAAAGTATTTAACCTACGGCCCCGAGCAGGGTTCGGCAAACCTGCGAACCGAGCTGGCCCGTTTCCTGGGCGAAACCCGTGGCCTGCAGGTTAGCGCCGATGATATCCTGGTTACCAAGGGCGCACAGATGGCCATTTACCTGGCAGCCCAAATCCTGTTAAGCAAACATGATGTGGTAATTGCCGCCGATCCCGGATACCCGGGGGCTAACGAAGTTTTTGAACAAACCGGCGCCAAATTGAAACTGGTACCGGTAGATGAACACGGCATAAACCTGGATTCTGTGGAAGAAATTTGCCGGCAGAAAAAAGTAAAGCTGGTATATGTTATCCCCCATCACCACCGTCCTACTACGGTTACCCTAAGCGCCGACAGAAGGATGCGCCTGCTTGAACTGGCCCACAAATACCGCTTTGCCATTATTGAGGACGATTACGATTACGACTTTCATTATGCCAGCAGCCCCATATTGCCCCTGGCCAGTGCCGATTATTATGGCAGTGTGATATACGTTGGTTCGTTTTGCAAAACCGTAGCGCCCGGCATCCGCATTGGGTTTATGGTTGCACCGGCCAACCTTATTGTGCAGGCCACCAGGCTGCGTAAAATGATTGACCGCCAGGGCGAGCACCTGCTGGAAGAAGCCATAGCTAACCTGCTTAAAAACGGCGACATAGGCCGTCACCTTAAAAAGGCCAATAAATTGTATCATGAAAGGCGCGATATACTTTGCGCCCTGCTGAAAGAGCACCTTGGCAGCTGGCTAAGCTTTAAAAAACCCGATGGCGGCTTTGCCGTTTGGGTTAAATATGCCGATGGTATAAACCCTGCCTACGTGGCCGAAAAAGCATCGGCTATGGGCCTTACCATTAATAACGGCCGCGATTATTTTTACCATAACACCGGCACCCATCCCTACGTAAGGATAGGTTTTGCATCCCTCAACCCCAGGGAGTTGGAAGCAGGTGTTAAAATTTTAGCCGGCGTTTTTAAAAAGCTTAACCCCAAAAGCCCTGAAGTTTAATTTGTGCCGACGGATACCCCTGCCCTTTAAGCAGCTTGCGCAACTGGGCTACCATAGTGTTATTGCCGGCCAAATAAAATACGGTGTTCTCTAAACTGTAACGCTGATCGAGCACCCATTCAATAAGGCTGTGATGGCCGTAAACATCGCGGCGGGGTATGGGCTCCAGCGGCGTCCAAAAGTATTCCTGGAATAATTTACGGTGATGCTCGTTGCCAATTACTATGCCGCCCGAAAACCGGGTATGGGGCAGTACCATTTTTTGCAGGGCCAGTAAATGCCCCATGCTGCTTTCGTCGCCAAGGGCAACTATTGCCGATGTAGCAACCGGGCTTTGGTTAGTAGTGCCCGTTTTAAGATAATTTACCCTATCGCCCTTTTTTAACAGCCGCGCCCAATTACTGCCGGGCCCGTTATGAGCGGCATCAACATAAATGGTGCAGGTTTGGGTTTCGGCATCCCAGCCCGATGGGGTGTAATCCCTGAAAGTAAGGTTATCTACCTTAAATTTAATGTAAGGAATTTCGGTCCAGCCGGTCATATCTATTTGCGGCAGGTGCAGGTCAACCTCAATTAAAGTGCAGGGCTCCCAATACCTTACTTCCAAAACATTGCCCGTTTGCAGGCGGCCTTCAAATAGCTTGCCGGTTTTTTGTTTTAATTTTTGCAGAGTGGATGTTTCCATGTGATGTAGAATTATTATCACAAAGAAAAGGCTTATCTATGCCCGACAAAATGGCATACCTGCGGTAATGATTGGACTATTTGCGGTAATCGGCTTTGAAGGCGAGTGGCGTTACCCCTTCTGCCTTTTTAAACAGGCGCGAGAAATAGGCATGGTCTTCATAACCCAGCGCATGTGCAATTTCTTTAACATTCAGCTGGCTATAGTACAGCAAACGTTTGGCCTCCAAAATAACTTCCTGTTGAATCCAGTAACTTACCGACAGTCCTGTAGCTTTTTTCAAAGCCTCATTCAGGTACGTTTCAGATACATTAAGCTTAGCCGCGTAGGCCGACGGGCTTTTGATTGTACGCACGTGCTCAACCAGCAGTTTCTTAAAATCCTGAGCCAACTGCACCGGGCGAGACATCAGCATACCCGGCTTTCCCGTTTGGCTAAAACACCCGGCAGCTATCCCCAAAAACGATTGCAGCAGCGAATGCACAACAGATAAATTAAAAACAGCCTGCTCGTCCTCCCGGTACCGCTCAAATAACAGGTTAAGCAAGCTTTCGCACTGCCGCTTTTGTACATCGTTTAAGGTATAAGGTTGCTGCAACAGTAATTGATTTTCAAACACATTACGATAATCGGGCGGTATCAGCATGGTATCCACTGCTATAAACCATCCGTAAGCGCCTTCGTTTTGGATACGATGGTGCACCTGCCCGGGTAACACATAATAAAGGCAGGATTCCTGTATCACGATCTCGTTAAAATCAACCATCAGCGAGCCCCATCCACCCTCGATTACAAAAAATATATAATGATCATCGCGGTGCGCACCCAGGGGTTCATCGGCCTTGGGTTTATCGCCCTTAAAAAAACGATTGATTTCCAGGCCCGATGAGGCCCGCTCTTTTAAAAGATGTACGGGAATGTCTTTCATGTTCAGGATAGCAAGTTAGGGCTTATTGTGATTGGGTGTATGGGGTTGGATTAGAAAATTGCAAGAAGATTGCTATCGGCAACATCCTCTGCGTCACAAATGAATGATAAAATTTACAAAATTCTGAAAGGTGAATGACGTTTATCGCACGGCGGCGAGTCGACTCACCCCGACGAGGCTCCGCCCGTCTGCCCCTCTCTCCGCTTCGCGCATAGAGGGGCGAAAAAAATATTTTTCTTTGCTCAACCCTCTTTGCGGCGTAAGCCGGAGAGAGGGTCGGCCAGCGCAGCGTAGCCGGGGTGAGTAGTGGCCGGCGTTCAAAGCCAATGTTTGTGCTCTCCCCCCAAAAACCATACACCATATTTTAATATGTTTGCCTACCTTTAGGGGTGAACATCCAATTACTACCTTTAATTAAATGAGGCCAGGCTTATATCTTTTATTTTTCTTATTTGTTTCGATAAGCCTGCCGGGCTATGCACAATCAGTTGCCACCGATTCACTACTAACCAGGCTCAACGCTGTACTGGCCGATAAAGATGTATATGTAAAGCAAAAAACAAACCGCATTGATGAGCTGGGCAAACAGCTAAGCCAGGCCAACGATCTGGATAAAAAATATAACATTTACCAACAGCTGTATAACGAGTATAAAAACTTCAGCTACGATTCGGCCTATAACTACGCCAAAAAACTACAGGAAACCGCCGCCAAGCTAAACGCCCCTAACCGTATGGCTTTTGCTAAAATGGAACTGGGCTTTACACTCATTTCATCGGGCATGTTTAAAGAGACGCTGGAAACCCTGAACAGTATCAACCTGCAATACCTATCAACCGATGATAGAGTGGAATATTACTTCCTGAAAGCACGCAGCTATTTCGACTTATCCGATTTTGACCGTAATGTTGATTACTCGGCCATATATAACCCCAAAGGCATTCAGTTTATCGATTCAGCCCTTTCATTAGCCTCGCCCGGAACCTACAACTATTATGCATTAAGAGGACTGCAAGCCTTACGCAAGGCCGATAATACTGATGCCGTAAAAGATTATACCGCCCTGCTTAAGTTAAAAAACTTAACGCCCAACCAGTTTGCCATAAGTGCCTGCTCTTTAAGCTACATCTACGAAGTGCTCGGCAATCAGGACAAATCCACCCAATTATTGATCCAGGCGGCCATTGCCGATTTGCAGTCGGCCACTAAAGAAACAGTCGCCATTTATAAGCTGGCCGATTTCCTGTATAAAAAAGGTGACCTGAACAGCGCCTTCGTTTATATCAAACAAGCTATGGACGATGCTACCTTTTATGGCGCACGCCACCGGCAGGTTGCCATCAGCAGTATATTGCCCATCATCGAGGCACAGCGCATCAGTACGGTAGAGCAGCAGCGCAAGTCGCTGATTATTTACGCTTCTATCATTACGGTGTTGGTACTTTTTGTGGTAATGTTTGCGTTCATCATCTTCCGTCAGCTTAAAAAGCTACGCATCGCCGATAACCTTATCAAGGAGGCCAATGTATCGTTACAGGAAAGCAACGTTGCATTGGAAGCGTTAAATAGAAACTTAAGTACGGCCAATAAAATCAAAAACGAATACATTGGCTATTACTTCAACATCAATTCCATCTATATTGATAAGCTGGAAAGCTTCCAGAAATCGTTGGATAAAAAATTGAGCAGCAAACGCTACGAAGATGCCCAGGCAGCCATTAAAAGCCTGAACCTGGAGAATGAGCGACACCAGTTGTTCCATACCTTCGATAAGGTTTTCCTTTCCCTGTTCCCCGATTTTATTGAAAAGTTTGAAGCCTTGTTTCACAAAGACGATAAAATTGCCATTGCCGACGGGCAGTTGTTGAGCACCGAGCACCGCATCTTTGCCCTTATCCGCATGGGCATTCACGATAACGACCGGATTGCCAAACTGTTGGGCTACTCGGTAAATACCATCTACTCCTACAAAAATCGCATCAAAAACAAATCATTTATCGCTAATGATGAGTTTGAAGATCATATTATGGCGATAGAGGCGGTGTAAGGACTACAATCATCCCGCTAATGTCATGCTGAATTTATTTCAGCACCTCACATGCTAAGTGCACATCATGCGGGCTACCTGTCCTATGGGGTCCTGAAACAAGTTCAGGATGACTACCGTTTTTTAACTTGTTACGGGAGTAATAAGCAATCTCTACAAATGCATGGACGAATGAAAAGTTGGGGGATTGCTTCGTACCTCGCAATGACGGTGGCTTAATAATATCCTCACCAATCGTTGTCTTCTTATCGTCAGCTCCCCTCAAAACACATCTATATCGCCCTATATTAAATCTATATTACAGCCTTTAAAAGTACAATACAAATAACTAACAATCAAATAGTTAACAATATTATTCCGCCTGTATTTTCTATATTGAGCTTTCAGGCTATTGATTAGCCAAAATTCCCTCCTTTTATTTGATTCGGATTTGCCAGCTATGGTACATCTGCAAAAACCAATTTTTAAAACCAATTTTACATGAAAAAAGTTTACTTATTTAAGTACGGCCTGACTGTGCTCCTTTTAATCTCGGCGATAGCTTCGTTTGCTCAAAAAGGTGCTTTCAGGGGCAAAGTGGTTGATGATCTTAACCAGCCATTGCCTGGCGCCACAGTGCACGTTAAGGGTGCATCTCAAACAACAGTAACAGATGCCAATGGTATGTTTTCGCTTACGGGCGATACGCAACAGGTATTAACCGTGCAGGTTACTTTTGTTGGCTACGATGTGTTGGAGCGGGTAATTAAAGCCAACGAAAATCCCACTTTTCAGTTAGTTCCCTCATCTAAAGCCTTAACCGAAGTAGTGGTTATGGGTTACGGAACGGTTAAAAAATCTGATTTAACTGGCGCTGTTGCAACCATCGGTGCTAAAGATCTTAATCCGGGCTCGGTTACCAACCCATTACAGCAACTTGCCGGCAAAGCAGCGGGCGTAAACATTACCCAGGTAGGCAGCGAACCCGGTGTGGCCCCAACGGTGCGCATTCGCGGTTTAACATCGTTACAAGGTGGTAATGACCCTTTGGTTGTTGTTGACGGCATTCAAGGCAATATGGACCTGCTAAACCAGGTGCCGCCGAGTGAAATTGCATCAATAGACATCCTTAAAGATGCGTCGGCTACCGCTATTTACGGTTCGCGCGGCGCGCCTGGTGTTATCCTGATTACTACCAGGAAAACCGCCGCCGGCAAAAGCAGTGTTGAGTATACCGAAAATAGCTCGCTGGACGTGATTGCACACAAGTTGCAGGAACTAAACGCCGCGCAATGGACTGCACAAGCCGAAAAACAGGGTGTGGATGTATCTGCAAACCACGGTTCAAATACCGACTGGTTTAACCTGCTTACCCAAAACGGCGTTACGCAAAACCATAATCTTGCTTTTGGTGGCGGTACCAATGGCTTTAACTACCGTGCATCGGTAAGTGCCATTACACAAACCGGTATTGTTATCAATTCCAACTATAAAAAATATATAGGCCGTATTACCGCTACACAAAAAGCGCTTGACGACAAGTTAACCCTGACCATGAATGTAAATAGCGGCATCAACAATGATGTTTACAGCCCTATCGGCATCGGCCGGGCAGCATTTACTTCAAACCTGATCAGCAATACGTACATCTCGAGGCCTACCGACCCTGTATTTAATACCGATGGATCATACTACTCCGATCCTAATGTGTTCCAGTACATCAACCCTTACGCAGTTGCAAAAACGCTTAAAAACGACGTGAACACCAACAACCTGTTCACCAGTTTAAGAGGCGATCTGGATATTTACAAAGGTATATCTGCCGGATGGTTTGGCAGCTGGAGAAAATCTGATACCAATACAGGTTATTATGCACCTGTAGCATCAACCATAGCTACCGCTATTGATAACAAAGGCATCGCCAACATCAGCAACAACCATGTTGACGAAAAACTGATGGACATCAGCCTGAGCTACAAACATGAATTTGGGTTAAGCCATTTTGATGCATCGGCTATTTACGAGTGGCAGGCACAAACCTATAACGGCAGTTTTGCACAGGGCCGAGGTTTTGTGAACGATTTTGCTACTTACAACGCTTTGCAGCTGGGCGATATCTCAAAAGTTTTACAGGGCGATATTTCATCGTACAAAAACGACAGGAGGCTTATTTCCTACATCGGCCAGATCCATTACTCGTACAACAACAAGTACCTGTTAACCGCCAGTATCAGGCGCGATGGTTCAACCGTGTTTGGGGTTAACAACAAATGGGGTAACTTCCCGTCGGCAGCGCTTGCATGGCGGGTTGACCAGGAAGATTTCATGAAAAACCAAACCCTGTTCAGCAGCTTTAAGTTGCGTGTGGGTTATGGCGTTACCGGTAACCAACAAGGCATTACCCCGCAAAACTCTATTGCCTTGGTAGGCCAGGCTGGTTCGGTGTTCTTCGGCGGGTCAACCATTCCCAACTATTTTTATACACAAAATGCCAATCCTAACTTAAAGTGGGAAACCCGTAAGCAGGCCAATGCCGGTTTCGATTTTTCGATGTTTAACGATAGGCTGAATGGTACCTTTGATGTATACAGGGCTACTACCGATAATTTGTTATACCACTACACCGTACCCGTTGTAGGCCAGTTTTTTGTGAACAACATTTTAGCAAACGTAGGTAGCCTGCGCTCGCAAGGTGTTGAGCTTTCTTTAAGCTATATGGTGATAAAAAGCCAGGATATGACACTTACGCTTGCTGCAAACGGGTCATTACTGCAAAGCAAGGTACTTAAATTAGGCGGCAACATACAAGGCTTTGATGTACCTACCAACTATGTTGGCTGGGGACCAAACGCTTACCTTGTTGTAGGCAAGCCTGTGGGCACTTTCCTTATTTTAAAACACCTGGGCAAAGATGCCAACAGCGCCGAAACCGTTGTTGACCGTGATAAAAACGGTACTATCGACCAGGGGTCGCAAAGTAAAGACAGGTATGAAGAAGGCCAATCGCTGCCCAAATATACCTATGCCTTTACGCCAAGCTTTAGCTACAAAAACTTTGATGCATCAATGGTTTGGCGCGGATCGGGCGGTAACAAAATCTATAACGGCCTTCGCCAGGATTTAAGCCTTTTAGAAAACCTGGGAAAATCAAACGTGCTTACCAGCGCGGTGCCTTTAGGCATTCAATCGTCGCCTTATGGGTCTGACCTTTGGTTGGAGAGCGGATCGTATTTAAGGTGGGAAAATCTTTCGTTAGGATACAGGTTTAACCTGGCCAAAGTAAAATACATCAGCGCTTTACGCTTATCTGTAACCGGCCAAAACCTTGCCATTATAACCAAATACAAAGGCCTTGATCCTGAAGTGAACGTGAGTGGCGACAGCTCATCAGGCGGCGACTACGGTACCTATCCGCGCACCAGGACCTTTTCTTTAGGTTTAAATGTTATTCTAAAATAATTTGATTATGAAAAAAATATTAATCAGTATTTGTATTATTAGCCTTGCCGCAAGCTGTACCAAGGTTAATGAGCATGTGTATGACAAATATACGGCTGACCAGTTTTATTCAACCGCGGCGGGTGCCGATGATGCTTTGGCCAATGTGTACTCAAAAATTACCGGCAGCTGGGGATCTAACTACGCCGGCCGCGATAATTGCTGGTACGATTTAAATAGCTTCTCGTCAGATGAGCAGGTAATACCGCACCGTAACACCGGCGACTGGCAGCTTGACTTTGCCCAACTGTATACCCGTACCGAATTGCCAAACCTGGGTATCATCAACAATACCTGGAACTGGGCTTACTCTACAATTTACAGCGCCAACCTGGCCATAGCCCAGCTTACATCAGCCAAAGCCGATCCGGCAAAAATTGCCGAGGCCAAAGTGATGCGTGCCTGGATCTATTACCTGTTGATAGATGATTTTGGCGATGTGCCGTTTTACACCGACAACAATACCAACGTTTCAAAAATACCGCAGGCAAAACGTGCCGATGTTTACAACTTTGTGGTAAACGAGCTTAAAGCCAATGTTGATTTACTTTCTGAAACACGCGGCGGCGCTTATTATGGGCGTTTTAACAAATGGGCTGGTTACATGGTACTGGCCAAGGTTTACTTAAATGCCCAGGTTTATACTGGCACCCCACATTGGGCCGAAGCTTTGGCAGCAGCCAGCAAAGTAGCATCAGGCGGTTTTACATTACATGCCGCCGGTGCAAGCACAACAGCACCGCTGGGGAACACCTATTATGACCTTTTTGGCGATGTATGCCCTAACGACGAAACCATTTTTGCCTTATACATTACGCAAAACGTTATCAGCGGTAACATTTACACCATCCGGAGCTTAAACAGCCCCAATGGTGTGGCGCTTATAGGCTTTGCAGGCTGGAATGGCACCATCATCCCGTCAGAGTATTATGATAAGTTTGATAATACCGACGTACGTAAAAAGCAATTCCTGGTTGGCGCGCAGGCCGGCGGTATTACGTATACCAAAGAAGTATCATCATTGATAGACCCGGGTGCAGGCCCTAACGAGGGTATCCGCGACGATAAATTCTTCCCTGTAAAACCATCTGACGGCAGCGGCGAATCAAACGATTTCCCGGTTTACCGTTATGCCGATGTACTGCTGATGCAGGCCGAGTGTAATGTACGCTTAGGCAACGTTACAGCCGCAGCCCCATTCCTGAACCAGGTAAGGGAGCGTGCCGGTCTTAGCGATATTGCAGCACCTACGTTAGATAACATTTACGATGAGCGTGGATTTGAATTGAACATGGAAGGCCACCGCAGGCAGGACATGATCAGGTTTGGCAAATTTTTGCTGCCACACGGTTTTGTTCAAACTACACCTGCCTACAGGATGCTGTTCCCGATACCGACTGAAGCGCTTAACGCCAATACCACGTTGAAACAAAATCCAGGTTATTAATTATTCATAAAGTGATGAAAAAAATAATCAACTTAACATTTGCAGCGATGGCCTTCATGACCGTTGCCTGCCATAAGCAGGCGGAGTTGACCACGCTTAAACCGGTTGCCTTCACGGGTAACATGACGGCCTCAACAACCACAGTCACCTTGTCTGCTACAACCGACGATCAGTCGGTAATTACCTTTACCTGGCCTGCGGTAGTTTACCCTTACAAATCGCACGTAACCTACACCCTGCAGGCCGATTTGCCTGCCGATACCGTAGGCGCAACCGCCTGGCAAAACGCTACATCGGTATTAATTGGAACCGATGTGCTGACCAAAACCTACAAAGGCAGCGATTTAAACACCCTGGCCCTTGCCTTAGGCGTTACGCCAAATGAAGTGGGCAAAATGGTGTTCAGGGTGCAGGCCTACCAGGATAGGAATGCTTATTCAAAAGCGGTAACATTAACTATCAGCCCGTATAAAATTATCCTGCCGCCAAGCAACAATTACCCGGTATTATACCTTCCGGGCGATTACCAGGGCTGGTCGCCGGGCACTGCGGGAACTGTAGCGGCATCGGTACCTAACATTTATGAAGGTTATATTTATGAGCCTGCAGGCGGCAGCTATCACTTTAAGTTTACCAGCGCGCCCGATTGGAACCACATTAACTACGGCGATGGCGGCCCCGGCTTATTAACCACCGATGGCACCAAAGGCGATCTGGTTTTGCCTGGCCCGGGTGTTTATGAACTGGTTGCTAACCCACAAACCCTTACCTGGTCATACACCCTGGTTACCTGGGGAATAATTGGCGATGCCACGCCAGGCGGCTGGAGCACGGATACCCAAATGACTTACGATCCGGCTAAACAGGTGTGGACGGTTACTGCCAACATGGTTTCAAGCGGATCGTTCAAATTCAGGGCTAATAACCAGTGGGCTATTGATTTTGGTATCACAGCAGATGGCAAAATTCAGTATGCCGATAACCCTGCATTACCGTACAACGGCTCGTTAGGCAACCTAACTGTACCGTCAAATGGTAATTATACCATTACACTGGATCTGCATGATCCAAACAATTACAACTTTAAGTTAAAGAAAAATTAACCGGTAAGGCAGCGCGTTTGCTGCCTTACACAATGCCTTTTTAAATATACTTTGCGTATGTTAACGGGTTTTACATGTGTGCATTAGTTGATTTTCAGGAGTAACCGGGGTTGCCGGGCTCCTGATTTTTACAACAGACCGCCTGCCCCAATAACTATTCATCACCCTTATTTATACATGAAATTTACTACGATCACACTTTTATTTGCCTGCGTTTTAAACTTGCCATGTGCTATGGCGCAATCGCCGGTAGTAACACCCGGCAATATCGAAACCGCTACCATAGGGCAACAGGAAGTTTCTTTAAAAACAACCAATGCTTACGGCAGCGTATCTGTTTACAGCCCATCCATCATTCGGGTGCGGTTGGATAAAAAGGTATTGGGTGCCGATTTTTCGTACGCCGTGGTTGGCAAAGCGCAGGCTGTAAAAGTGCAGATCAGCCAAACGGATAATGAGATTGATATCAGCACCGATTCATTAAAAGCGGTAATTCAAAAAAAACCTTTTAGCGTAACGTTTTATACAATCGATGGCCAAATAATTAACCAGGACGAGCCTGGTTTAACCACATCCTGGGTAAACGATGCGGTAACTACCTATAAAAAAATGCAGGAGGATGAGCATTTTGTAGGCCTTGGCGAAAAAACCGGCAACCTTGACCGAAAAGGCAATGCCTATACCAACTGGAACTCCGATGTATATGGCTACAGTACCATGGCCGATCCGCTTTACTCTACTATCCCTTTTTATGCAGGCATTCACCATGGGTTAAACTATGGTATTTTTATGGATAATACCTACCAAAGCGATTTTAACTTTGGCGCCAGCAATAACCGTTTCTCATCATTCGGCGCGCATGGCGGCGAAATGAACTATTATTTTATCTACCATAAAAAAATGGCAGATATTATAGCCTCTTACACCTGGCTTACCGGGCGTATGCCTTTACCGCCAAAATGGGCTTTAGGTTACCAACAAAACAGGTACAGCTATTACCCCGAAGCCGAGGTAATGCGCATAGCCCAAACCCTGCGCGAAAAGCGCATCCCTGCTGATGGTATTACTTTAGATATCCATTACATGGACAGGTACCAGCTATTCACCTGGAACAAAAGCCGCTTTCCCGAACCTGTAAAAATGACCGATGCGCTCAACAAAATGAACCTGAAGCTTACGGTTATTGTAGACCCGGGAATTAAGGTTGAAAAAGGCGCCCCTGCTTATGAAAGCGGCCTGAAACAAGACGTTTATATTAAATACCCCGATGGCACGCCATACACAGGCCAGGTGTGGCCGGGCTGGTGCAACTTTACCGATTTTACCAGCGATAAAGGCCGCGCATGGTGGCGTAACCAGGTCGATTTCTTCGCAAAATCGGGCGTGAGCGGTATTTGGAATGACATGAACGAAATATCTACCTGGGGCCAAAAAATGCCCGATAATGTTTTGTTTGATTATGATGGCCACCCAACCACCCATTTACAGGCACATAACGTGTATGGATTAGAAATGGTACGCTCCAGCTACGAAGGCGCGCTGGAACATTTTAAAGAGCGGCCTTTTATACTGAGCCGCTCAGGCTATGCAGGCCTGCAGCGCTACTCGGCCATTTGGACAGGCGATAACCGTGCCGAGGAAGACCACATGTTGTTAGGCGTGCGTTTAATGAATAGCCTTGGCCTAAGCGGCGTATCGTTTACGGGGATGGATATTGGCGGGTTTACCGGCAACCCCACCACCTCCTTGTATACACGCTGGATTGAGCTTGGCGCATTTATCCCCTACTATCGTAACCACACGGCCTTGAACAGCCGCGCCGCCGAGCCATGGGCTTTTGGCGAGGATGTGCTGGACATTGCACGAAACTATATCAGCTTGCGCTACCAGTTAATGCCTTATTTATACTCCAGCTTTTATGAGTCGACTCAAAACGGTTTGCCTATAATGAGGTCATTGGCTATCAATTATACTTTTGACCCAAAAGTAATGGACGCCACTTACCAAAACCAATACGAGTTTGGTAACGGCTTTATGGTTGCTCCTTTTGAAAGCACCGCGGCTTTTGGCAAAGTATATTTTCCCGAAGGCAACTGGTATGATTTATATACCGGGGCCCAACAAAAAGGTGCACAGGAAGTAACTATCCCGCTAACGGTTAGCAAACTGCCGGTTTATGTAAAAGGTGGCAGCATTATCCCTATGCAGTCCCTTACCCAATCAACAGCCGAACTACCTACCGATACCCTTGCCGTACATGTTTACAAAGGCAGCAAGGCCAATCATTTTGTGTATTACGAAGATGATGGCAAAAGCTTCGGCTACCAGAAAGGTGATTTTTATAAACGTACCATCAGTTTTGATCCCGATAAAAAAACCATCACATTTGATAAGGCAGAAGGGAACTTTAAAACCA is drawn from Mucilaginibacter ginsenosidivorax and contains these coding sequences:
- the pdxR gene encoding MocR-like pyridoxine biosynthesis transcription factor PdxR, with the translated sequence MKFSIGLITIDKDAQVAVYLQITNSIIGHIRQGTLKPASPLPSSRLLAAALKVHRKTVVAAYDELYAQSWVDVYARKGFFVAKNLPDVSPRPINSTLKRNPYPIKTYFDVTEKVPYPDLFNDDKPGLLTFDDGFPDTRVAPVELLVREYRRFANYHFTQKYLTYGPEQGSANLRTELARFLGETRGLQVSADDILVTKGAQMAIYLAAQILLSKHDVVIAADPGYPGANEVFEQTGAKLKLVPVDEHGINLDSVEEICRQKKVKLVYVIPHHHRPTTVTLSADRRMRLLELAHKYRFAIIEDDYDYDFHYASSPILPLASADYYGSVIYVGSFCKTVAPGIRIGFMVAPANLIVQATRLRKMIDRQGEHLLEEAIANLLKNGDIGRHLKKANKLYHERRDILCALLKEHLGSWLSFKKPDGGFAVWVKYADGINPAYVAEKASAMGLTINNGRDYFYHNTGTHPYVRIGFASLNPRELEAGVKILAGVFKKLNPKSPEV
- a CDS encoding SIP domain-containing protein, encoding METSTLQKLKQKTGKLFEGRLQTGNVLEVRYWEPCTLIEVDLHLPQIDMTGWTEIPYIKFKVDNLTFRDYTPSGWDAETQTCTIYVDAAHNGPGSNWARLLKKGDRVNYLKTGTTNQSPVATSAIVALGDESSMGHLLALQKMVLPHTRFSGGIVIGNEHHRKLFQEYFWTPLEPIPRRDVYGHHSLIEWVLDQRYSLENTVFYLAGNNTMVAQLRKLLKGQGYPSAQIKLQGFWG
- a CDS encoding helix-turn-helix domain-containing protein — translated: MKDIPVHLLKERASSGLEINRFFKGDKPKADEPLGAHRDDHYIFFVIEGGWGSLMVDFNEIVIQESCLYYVLPGQVHHRIQNEGAYGWFIAVDTMLIPPDYRNVFENQLLLQQPYTLNDVQKRQCESLLNLLFERYREDEQAVFNLSVVHSLLQSFLGIAAGCFSQTGKPGMLMSRPVQLAQDFKKLLVEHVRTIKSPSAYAAKLNVSETYLNEALKKATGLSVSYWIQQEVILEAKRLLYYSQLNVKEIAHALGYEDHAYFSRLFKKAEGVTPLAFKADYRK
- a CDS encoding DUF6377 domain-containing protein; translated protein: MRPGLYLLFFLFVSISLPGYAQSVATDSLLTRLNAVLADKDVYVKQKTNRIDELGKQLSQANDLDKKYNIYQQLYNEYKNFSYDSAYNYAKKLQETAAKLNAPNRMAFAKMELGFTLISSGMFKETLETLNSINLQYLSTDDRVEYYFLKARSYFDLSDFDRNVDYSAIYNPKGIQFIDSALSLASPGTYNYYALRGLQALRKADNTDAVKDYTALLKLKNLTPNQFAISACSLSYIYEVLGNQDKSTQLLIQAAIADLQSATKETVAIYKLADFLYKKGDLNSAFVYIKQAMDDATFYGARHRQVAISSILPIIEAQRISTVEQQRKSLIIYASIITVLVLFVVMFAFIIFRQLKKLRIADNLIKEANVSLQESNVALEALNRNLSTANKIKNEYIGYYFNINSIYIDKLESFQKSLDKKLSSKRYEDAQAAIKSLNLENERHQLFHTFDKVFLSLFPDFIEKFEALFHKDDKIAIADGQLLSTEHRIFALIRMGIHDNDRIAKLLGYSVNTIYSYKNRIKNKSFIANDEFEDHIMAIEAV